The genomic region TGTAATCAAAACCAAAAGCCCTTGAGCTACGTACCCGCACAGGAAAAGCAATGATAGGCCGTTTATTCTTAGAATATAAACAAAATGGAAATAGCTTAGAGGCTAATTCATTTACATCACATGTAATATCTCCAATATAATCAAAACCTTCATGTACCCTTAATTGTGTCCAGCATCTTCATGTACCCTAATTCTTCATTGTATTCGGGCCTTCATTTTAAACGCTACAATCATGTACTTGTGCTTGCACTATGCTTTGTAAATGTATCAGGTCATATTTTGCTTGCCTTAAAGCATGTACCCATCTTATAGATGGAGTACGTAGGACTGTTTTCAGACCATATGAGTCTATTGGGTGGGTTTCCCTCACACTCTTGGATAGCTGAGGTGCTGTGCACGTGACTTTGCCATTGTGGTATCATATGTAaagatttcaaacaaatacagagGGATGATGATGGGACTGTGTACTGGTATATAATGTAGAACACAACCAGAAAGGACATTTACACAAGGATATCTTCATTTGTGCGACAACCTATTGTGCCACAACCAATGAATACAACCTCGAACCTCACTAAAATGTCTCTTAAAGTTACCCTTAGCCATTTTGGTTGCTCTCCGATAGGTCCAAATCCTTACTTAAAATTTGATTGCGTAACTTGGACTTCCACGATGGACTTCCACGATAATCTTCCATTGAGGTCAATGGGAACATTTTCAGAAAATTCAAATTGCATGCACACATCTCAAGTAAGGATTCGGCGCTTAGAACCTGTAAAAATACTAGAATGTCCCTTTCTCGTTACCGTGTAACTTTCTGGTGGGTGGAGTTTTACACGTGGCCACTCCCATTACCCCCAGCGTCCACCCCGTCAgtagacagggaggaggaggggcggGCGCTGCGGGGGCGTGGTTGGGCTCCTGGACCAATGGCAGTGGTGGGCTGGTGATGGCTGACCTGTGAGACAGTGTCGTCAGACTCCCAGCGCTCTAGCTCCTCCCTCACCAGCCGCTCCATCTGCTCTCTCTGGACGTCCATGTCCCGACCCTGCCTCTCAtcctgggggagggggagagcgggggagagatttgATTTTATTAGTAtcttttagtcctcatttggactaatcttccaagagtccttaaacattttcacatataacacactgttacaaacagACATAAGACACTAacatattgaccagataaataGTCAAagtcagagaggggggggggggcaaaagggAGAAGGGAGATGTTGGATCGAGAGAAATGGACAGAAAGAGGGGAAAGAAAGATTTTAAAAAGTGTTTGTTGTGGGCGAgatgggcgtgtgtgtgtgtgtgtgtgtgcgtccatgtACATTCTGTCTCACCTCCAGCACCCCCTCCAGCAGTTTTCCCAGCACGTCTCTCCTCTTGAGCTTAGCTCTCTCCATGGCCTCCAGCTTCACAATCACTGCATCGATCTTTGACACTATACTACCTATGGAGTGCTCCATCCGGTCAACACGACGTACCAGCCTGGAATAGAACGGAACAATAATGTCAATAACACGTTTATATAACATGCTATATCCATAGTTACGACACATGATTTAAAACATTAAAATATCAGGTACATCCTCTGCCGGAAACACACAGAGGACCTTTCAAAAGCCCAATACTTCAACTTGGCTGGTAATAGAACTCGACCTACACTTGAAACTCTTCGTAGGGCACGCCTCCTGAGCTGCTGCCGCGGCGACGGGAGCTGTGACCGCTGTCCTCGTCGTCATCCTCCTCAGAGTCGTCATGGCTACGGGGGAAGCTCCGCCCACTGGTGGGTCTGGGCAACGAGCTGCGCTCCAGATCCAAGTCCTCCTGGCCATATGTGCAGAGACATACTGAACATctgcaaacgtgtgtgtgtgtgtgcagctcattgccctgtgtgtgtgtgtgtctgtgtgcgtccactcactctctccttctccaggtCGTCCCTCATCTGCTGGTGTTCGTGCTCAGTCAGCTCCTGGTCCCCACCGTGGTCATACTTGGCAAAGATGGCCTCAATCTCCTCATCCGTGTGGCCCTTTctaaacacacaaacaacaacacatttaGTTGTACTATTACGTCACGTGTGTCTTGATGTCTTTCTTCGTATGTATGTATAAATTATTGAAATAGTGTATGTTTATGAATTAGTGAAACCACAGTTTGGTTTCAGGCACTGCAGCGGTCACCCTTTGAGGTCCTGGCGGAGCTCGCCGAAGTTGAGTTTCCCACCGGCCTGGCGCAGACTGTCTGAGATGTCATCCACAGTGGTCTTCTTCAGTCTCAGCTTCATCAAGGCTTTGTTACAGCCCTGCAGGGAGAGGAACAACACTCAGACAAACTCAAGGACACCTATCAACACTGAGGTGAATGTTGTCATTTTCATTCTGCAGTTAGCAGTTATTCAGTACACGTTGATAATATTCAACAGTAACGTAAACTTACATTAACTTGAGTCTCCTTTTCAATTGAAGTCTTTACTTCATAGAATCTTAAATATGAAGTTGCTATGATACAAGTCAGCTTGCAGTTGTTTGAAATACTCAGCTACAATGACGCGTTAAGGGATCACATACACCTACTAGAACAAATAACCCCACATACCATTTGGGTCCGTACCTTTTTAATGAGGTCTGTCATCTCCATCTCAGACCTCTGCTGGGACATGTCTGCCTTCACCTCCGAGTAGGTGTCATTGATGATGGCCAGGAACATATTCTACAGGGAGACAAAAGACAAGTCAGAGCAACCTTTAATCTCTCTAGATAATGTAGATCAAATAGTACAATATAAATGTCTATCAATATACCCACACATTTATCAATGGTAGTATATCAAAACTCACCATGAGGatgaagaagatgaagaagacgAAGGTGATGAAGTAGATGGGTCCCAGGACTGGGTTAGCCTCCTCTATCTCTGAGAACTCAAAGTCTCCCAGGATGATGCGGAACTGGGTAAAACTACATGGAAAAGAAGACAAGAAGAAGAAGCTATGAAGAGGCTAAGATGAAGCTGTAGGGGTGTGTTACCATTGTAGTTCCAATGGGTCAAATTCCAAACAAAATTTGAATCAATCTGGGAGCCCTGGTTGTCTATGGGGAACCTAAAGAACTGAGAATCTTGGAACCTTGGTTGATTCCAATCAAACCAATGTTACTTACATGCAGGCTTGGAAGGTACTGAAGTCGTTGACCTGGGTGCCAAacaccaggtaggccagctgagCGTAGGCCAGGAAGATGATGAAGAACATGATGGCGAAGCCGATGAGGTCCTTGGCACAGCGAGACATGGTGGTGGACAGCTGGCTCATGGTCTTGTTGAAGTTGATGAACTTGAAGAGCTGAAGAGGAGAGATGAGCAGAAACCCGGTTAGAATTCAAGTGTCTTTGAATAGCATTATCAATTCTatgtctttttttatttgtaataaaatcATGCTAATATAGTCTCCCTTTATGGGCGCATACTTTGGCTTCTGCCAACAGGTCTGGACCTTTATGGCACAGGTAGTAGTACTCTCATCCTGTAACCAACTGCGGAGTGTCTGGTTCAAGCTCTGCTCCGGGTCAATTCCCACTCAATTGCTTCATTCAGCATGTCAATCTACCATAAAGCCATTCTTACCTTCACCCAGGAGAAGAGGACGATGACTGCGGCCATGTTATTGAACGTAACCTGGAGGTGTGCCAGAGGCTCGAAGCTGGGGTGGGCGCTGTGGTTCTCCAGAAGGTCTTTGAGACGATTGCTCACCACGGACGTTCTGGTGATGTTGATAATTATGGCAGAAACACTCAACTGGAAAAAGAGGGGGATATTTGGAATCTCAACACAACAATATTTGGATCACAAACCTCTTCCCTTTGTTCCAATGTCTATACTAGCCTACCACTTAGAATGCATGTTCATTGCACTACCTCATTCTTAGTATGCATGCTAGTGTGGATACTGGAACAGAGCCCTTCTTTACTTGGGTATTTCAGGGAGACTCCAACCCTTCCTACTCCCTGCTAGGGCGGCCATCTTGAATTACGTACCACAACGATGAGGACGTCCAGGCAGTTCCACACGCTCTTGAAGTAGCGCAGGCGGTGGATGCGTATCTCCAGGGCCTCCTCCACCACGTAGTACAGGATGAAGAGGCAAAAGGCCACCTCACACACCCCGACAAAGTAGTCCCAGCTGGACACGTAGCGAATCAGACGCACCGTCTGAAACTGCCAGGAAGTGACTACGCCTCCTGTAGCGGGGAACTCCACCACCAATCTGAAACATTCAATTCAGTTCAACTGTATTTATCCCCGCAGTTAAGCAGACAGGTTAAACTGAATGAACA from Salmo trutta chromosome 11, fSalTru1.1, whole genome shotgun sequence harbors:
- the LOC115202269 gene encoding polycystin-2 isoform X1, yielding MSSTRVRSQQPQQNQAGRSATGAAGASLPHRLDTTEGIEMENIQHQDLGLGGAIGTPSPPSRQAWSRDNPGFEPEDEMMGADWPPASPGRRSVSTGSSSSCSSGLGSYTAGGSSTRIHRGLYPTPTVDALQQDRHDIKSCGKRILEKIRILWGTQLMEDSDSSRERYLRNVLREMVTYVIFLITLCILTYGMVGSNMYYYTKVMSQLFLDTPLSPGDTATFRSLSTMSEFWKFTEGPFLNGMYWEVWYNNKSLPENHSMIYYENLLLGVPRLRQVKVRNESCSVHEDLRDEVQDCYNMYTPSNEDSAPFGPMNGTAWMYTEENSLNGSSYWGQVATYGGGGYYQDLARSRDESAGLLRSLKQQLWLDRGTRAVFLDFSVYNGNINLFCIARLVVEFPATGGVVTSWQFQTVRLIRYVSSWDYFVGVCEVAFCLFILYYVVEEALEIRIHRLRYFKSVWNCLDVLIVVLSVSAIIINITRTSVVSNRLKDLLENHSAHPSFEPLAHLQVTFNNMAAVIVLFSWVKLFKFINFNKTMSQLSTTMSRCAKDLIGFAIMFFIIFLAYAQLAYLVFGTQVNDFSTFQACIFTQFRIILGDFEFSEIEEANPVLGPIYFITFVFFIFFILMNMFLAIINDTYSEVKADMSQQRSEMEMTDLIKKGCNKALMKLRLKKTTVDDISDSLRQAGGKLNFGELRQDLKGKGHTDEEIEAIFAKYDHGGDQELTEHEHQQMRDDLEKEREDLDLERSSLPRPTSGRSFPRSHDDSEEDDDEDSGHSSRRRGSSSGGVPYEEFQVLVRRVDRMEHSIGSIVSKIDAVIVKLEAMERAKLKRRDVLGKLLEGVLEDERQGRDMDVQREQMERLVREELERWESDDTVSQVSHHQPTTAIGPGAQPRPRSARPSSSLSTDGVDAGGNGSGHV
- the LOC115202269 gene encoding polycystin-2 isoform X2 — translated: MSSTRVRSQQPQQNQAGRSATGAAGASLPHRLDTTEGIEMENIQHQDLGLGGAIGTPSPPSRQAWSRDNPGFEPEDEMMGADWPPASPGRRSVSTGSSSSCSSGLGSYTAGGSSTRIHRGLYPTPTVDALQQDRHDIKSCGKRILEKIRILWGTQLMEDSDSSRERYLRNVLREMVTYVIFLITLCILTYGMVGSNMYYYTKVMSQLFLDTPLSPGDTATFRSLSTMSEFWKFTEGPFLNGMYWEVWYNNKSLPENHSMIYYENLLLGVPRLRQVKVRNESCSVHEDLRDEVQDCYNMYTPSNEDSAPFGPMNGTAWMYTEENSLNGSSYWGQVATYGGGGYYQDLARSRDESAGLLRSLKQQLWLDRGTRAVFLDFSVYNGNINLFCIARLVVEFPATGGVVTSWQFQTVRLIRYVSSWDYFVGVCEVAFCLFILYYVVEEALEIRIHRLRYFKSVWNCLDVLIVVLSVSAIIINITRTSVVSNRLKDLLENHSAHPSFEPLAHLQVTFNNMAAVIVLFSWVKLFKFINFNKTMSQLSTTMSRCAKDLIGFAIMFFIIFLAYAQLAYLVFGTQVNDFSTFQACIFTQFRIILGDFEFSEIEEANPVLGPIYFITFVFFIFFILMNMFLAIINDTYSEVKADMSQQRSEMEMTDLIKKGCNKALMKLRLKKTTVDDISDSLRQAGGKLNFGELRQDLKGKGHTDEEIEAIFAKYDHGGDQELTEHEHQQMRDDLEKERDLDLERSSLPRPTSGRSFPRSHDDSEEDDDEDSGHSSRRRGSSSGGVPYEEFQVLVRRVDRMEHSIGSIVSKIDAVIVKLEAMERAKLKRRDVLGKLLEGVLEDERQGRDMDVQREQMERLVREELERWESDDTVSQVSHHQPTTAIGPGAQPRPRSARPSSSLSTDGVDAGGNGSGHV